The window AACATCACCGTAGTGGGCGCAGCCTGCTCTCACCTGGCAAAGCCACCCCAGGGGAAGCAGAGGGTATTTTTTAGTAGCTCTCCATGCAGATGAGCAGCTGCAAATGGAGAGGTTTGCTTTCCCAAAAGCCCTGTCCTCAGAGCCCATGGGGGTCCCAAGAGCTACCAGCTGGGAGCTGGTACAGATGCCTCATGGCAAAACATGCTGGCCCTCTGGCACCGTGACAGGCCTTTCCCCTTGGTGCAGTAAAGGGATGAAGATGCTGCTGTGACACCTTGCTCCTTCCCGGGGTGGGCAAAGACACCAGGCACCTGCACACTTCTGCAGCCACCTTGACTTCATGTTGGGTTTCACCCTGTCTGCCTTTTGCTCCCCATCGCCAGCTTTCCCTGGGCCCTTGCTGTGTTTCCCTCCACCTGGGCAGCAAGAGAATGAATAGCTGCACATTGTGCATGGCACCAGCACCCTGGCACAGCCTagaggcagcaggcacagccagggccatcagcagggacatggggacattGCATCAAGGATGCCACCGGCCCCTCACTGTCTTTGTGCCCCCAGTATGCCATGCCCTGGCCGCCCCAAGCCCGCCAGCCCCGGCAGCGGGGTGGCTCACACTCACCACCCCCGCCCGTCTCCACCAGCACCGTCTTTAATAAGAAGCGTGGAATATTTTAGCACCTATGGAAAAGCCACCACAGACGGCGGTGGCAGCCGTTGCCAGGGAGACGCTCCCAAAAATAGCCCCACTCCGCCAACCTTTCCCGATGCTGCTGTGGGGatgagggaggcagagggatggagggatggatggagggatggagaaaagaagggaaagagagatgGGAGGATGGATGGAGAAATGTTTGGAGGAATGGATGGAGGAATGGGTGGAAGGATGGAAGGATGGAGGCATAGAtggagagggatggagagggatggagggggacATAGGAGCTCTTGGGAAGGTAACATCCTGCCTGGGGATGAAGACAGGAGCAACCCCCATCCCAGCAGCCCCTGTTTGAGCACCTACGGCCCCATTTTCCTGCAACACCAGCTAAGCCAGCCCAAACCCTCAAGCCCTCTCTGCACTGGGCAGGTATGACTTTTAGTctttaaaccagaaaatattgttttggTCTCCTTAGTACCTGCTGGGCTTCCTCTGCCATCCCCCTCTGACCATCTCACCTCTGTCCCCAGTGCTCCAGGACTGCCCGGCACGAGCTGTCCTGGTCATAGGAGCAGAGGTGGTGAGAAATGGAGGTAGCCTGTGGTGCTCAACTCCACCATGtttcccagcccctccaggaACATTGAATCACTTCCCTCTCTGGGGCCGCTCTGGGATGACTCTCCAGGGCTGCCCGGCCTCCCAGGGGGTCTGGATGGGGCCTGAGCCATAGCCTGCAGTAGTAATGGAGGGGGACCCCTGGCCAAGCACCTCCAGGGGCAAAAGCACAGAAGCCTTCCCGGTGGCAGGAAAGAAATGCTTTAGGGGGAAGGAGACGCCCTTTGCACCCCTTCTCAGGCCATCGCCATCGCCTTCgcagggcaggtgggggcagggaagggcactcagcggagctgctgctgctgcctggcccagTGGCTCTGCAGGAGAAGGAGCCTCCCAGGCCAGTGGAGGCAGAGGGAAACACAAAAATAGAACTagaagggtgtgtgtgtgtgtgtatgtgtgtgattaaaagaaaccaaacaaccccaaattctcatttttaatgcCAAATCCTAGCTTGCTTGCTTCCCTGTCACCCTGGCGACATTCCTTGCTGTCGCCATGGAAATGGGAGGCATGGAGAGAGCATCACCATGCGGGCCGTGGCAGCACCCGGCATTATTTTGGGAGGCAGGGAGACACCCGGTGCAAGGCGCTTCATGttgtggcagggagggaggagggaagggttATTTTTACTTGCTCCCACTTAGTGTGccagtttttccttctctaagTGACTGAGTGCCCCTTGCCCTCCCAGAAGCTTTTCCATGACCCTCCCATGTGCCGCACAGGGATGTCCCATGAGGACAACCCAGCCCCACCACTGTGTCCCAGCTGAGCTCAGTTGGTCTGCTCCCATGAAGTCTCTCTGACGGTCACCTCAGCTGGTGATTCCTGGTGCCACAGCAGGAGATAATGCCATGGCTTGGGGCTCATCAGCTCTTCTTGGGAAGGCGCAAGATGAAGAGACTAAATTTTTGCTACCCACAATATTCTTACCTCTCCACAGGAGGCATCATCCCCTAGGTGGAACAAGAAGCTGCCAAGAGGAGCAGAGGGACAAGAGGACGATGAGGACTCTCAGACATTGCATCACAGGGGCTTGGAAGGGGATCTGTCGGAAGAAAGGACCCTAAATCTGTTCCTTCCCCCAAAACCTCCCATCTCTGCTCTATGGCTCAAACCTCTCTCTGCCCACCTGCAAAAGGACCTGGGATGCCAGGGACCTGCTGGGCCCACCGAGGCCGGGGCTTGGCTTTCACCAGCACCCGCATGGCCTTGCAGGGCCCTGCTGAAATCCCAGGTGGCTCCGCTCTGACGGCTGGAACCTCGGTttcagccagcccctgccctgccgctCCTTTGCCGATGCTCTCCTTTGGTCTAacctgctcctctcccaccgCCCCAACCTCCGCCTCAGtgccctggccagggcaggcagggccccACCTGTTTTGCGAGGCTGAGCGGGTGTtttccagcctggcctgggaaCGCGGCTGGAAAAGCCCGGTGTGGCAGGTGCTGGAGTGGCAGAGGGGAAAACACAGCATCCAGCCTAACAAACGGGCAGGGAGGAAATGTATGCAAATGTATTCAGAAAGGAATCCGGTGATGCTAATAGACTTGTTAGTCCTCTCAGGAAGCACcaggaataatatttttacaCTTTAATCATTAAGGATTTTACTCCAAGCGAGCCCGTAAAGACGGAGGGAGACGCGGAGGAGACGGCCACGAGTGACGGCGGGGgtcaggcagggcagcaggcagagccagcccgGGGGCTAGAGCAGGTGGGGTTATCCAACCCTGGAGTAACCAAATTAGACCAGTGGCCAGATGTGATTTGCTCAGGGACAAGGTGACAAATTAGTACATCCATTTGGTTGTATTAAAGCTACTTTATATTAGCAATTGGATAATGAATGGCCCTGTCCCAACACGGAGGTCCCCTGCCGCAGCCATGAGACCTCCCTGCataactgctgctgcagggacaagGTTTATCCCAACCAGGCTGGTCACCCAGGGCTGTTTCTGAATATATTAAAACTTTATAACCATCACTACTAAGCTCCTTTGTGTCAAATCTATAAGACCAGCAGCATCTATGTGCTTCTTTTGTCAACTCATGCATTATGTTGTTTGTAATCCAGAGTTAATATTTTCAGCAAAGTTCCTTTCAAACCAGCTCTTGGAAGgatctttcctttcctccagggCTGGACTCTGGGATCCGTGCTGCTCCAGACAGGACCCCCAAAGGCAGGGGTGCCTGGTGGGGGGACGCCGGGGAACGGCTGCGTATGACCCGCGGTGGACGCGGGGTGTGACATCCAGCCACAGTGGCCCGCTAACTCGGATCTCCTCGCTTCTTCCTTTGCTCCAGGAGGCAAGGCGGAGCGCCTGGGAGAGGTGCTGGATGTGGGCCGGGGCCGGGAAGGGCAGAgggcgggaggcggccggctgggagcagggcagaggtaGCGCATCCACGGGGAATGTCCCTGGAAGCCGCCCTGCAGCAGCGCGCATCCCCGCGGCCAGAGGCCGGGGATCCCTTTCCCTTTCGCCTTTCCCCCTTTAACAACACTTCCGCCTGTAACTCGAGACAAgttggggaaggaaaaaagaggaagggaaaaaaaaagaaaaagggaaaaccagCGCAGTTATTCCCGCCTCcgcctcctcctctctcccctccccgggcagccagGAGCCACGTCACCGTCACCCCGGCTGGCTGCGGGCTGCTCAGCAGGCTCAGCCCGGGGCTCCCGGGCCACCAACCCCAACTTtctgcctggggcagggagaggaagggcCTGGCCAGGGGAGAGAGAACGTCTACCTTGGGGGAGAAGTAAGCAAGGGAGACACGCAGCCCGATCTGGCAGGGGACAGGCGCTCGCAGCCAGGGCAGAGCGAGCCTCAACTTTCCGTTGCCAGAAGAGAGGCTCCGTGCTCGGGCAGGAAGGGCGGTTAAGCCTGAAGAGCACGTTTGCTCAGGCGAGGCTTGGAGGGGGAAAAACTTTGCCTTTGCCCGCCCTGCCCGCAGGAAGAGCGCCCTGCTCCCTTTGCTCCAGAGGAGCCCCTCTGGCACCATGAACATCTTCCGCATCCTGGGGGATGTCTCCCACTTGCTGGCCATCATCATCCTCCTGATGAAGATCCTGAAGTCCAAGTCCTGCTCTGGTGAGTGCTCCCACGCCCCGGGGAAGGAGGGGGACACTTCTGGGAGGGTGACTTAGCAAGGGATGCAAGCGAAGTGGGTTCCAAAAAGGCTAGCGATAGCCCACAGAAGCTGGCAGCCCTCCCCCATGGGCTCTTTGAGAGAAgtcatcctcctcctccaggagGTCTccctgcctggagaagagggCTGTGTTGGAAGGATGTGATGTGGCAAGGCACATGGCCTCAGGCAGGTGTTGGTCTTGGGATGATGAGGCGGAGAGGGCAGCAAGGCCAGAGGGAGGTGGAGAATGAGCACAAGAAGTTGTGGTGGCACCAAACCCAACAGCCTGGAGAGAAAGCTGCTTTAGGCTGGAGGTCCTGCCAGTGAATGGGCAGGTACCAGAGGCTGCCCCGACCCCAGGCAAGGAAAACAGGgcagcagcttcctgcaggAGGGTTTTGCTCGGAGTTCATGCTTTCCTCCCTGAGAGACtttggagctgggctgcagcccgTGTTGTCACAGGTAGAGAAAACGGTGGGTCTGACTGCACCTCCCTGCCAGCGGTGACTAAGCTCCATCAGCATCCCTGGGCTGGTCCCCAATCCCGCAGCTCTTCCCTTGTGCAGCAGATGTCACATCACACAAGCCCTGGCAAGGTGGGCAGGTGAAGGGGCCCAGCGagggaaaagcattttgatGATAGTAGGGGCTGAATTGGCCAAAGCAGTGAACATGCCCACCAAGAGCCGGTCCCTGTGACCTGAGGCAGGGCTCAGGGGTGTCTGCAGGAACTGCCCTGTTACTTGGGAGACTCCAGCCAGTCCTGGGGTAGGTCTAGAGCTACCACAGCACCAACACATCAGACCTGGCTCACAAAGCAACATGCGTAACTACGGCCGTTTCCAAAGAAGGCATAATGGGAAACCACCATCCTAAGGGTCCTTCCCCTCATCTGCTttaccttcctttcttctccctgccaTGCAGGTATCTCTGGGAAGAGTCAGATTCTTTTTGCCCTTGTCTTCACAACCCGCTATCTGGACCTGTTCACAACCTTCATCTCTGTCTATAACACTGTAATGAAGGTAAGGAGAGGGCAGTGCAGAAGCAGAGGTTCCTCTCAGCGCGCCCTGGTTTCCTGGGGAGGTGAGGGTACGTGGTGGCTAAGTCAGTTTTTCAGCCAGCAAAGATGGATAAAGATGCTTCCTTTGGTGTCACTGGCCTTCCGCTGGCCAAAAATCCTCCTCACCACAATCAGTGAGCAAGCTGAGTCCACCACATTTAGTACCACCACAACCAGAATGAGACACCATGAATCAAGCCTGGGTATCCTTGCACAGCAGGAACATGAACAGAGAGCCACAACCAAGCCAACCTCTTCACACCGAGCCCTAGAGGGCTCGAACAGGTGTGATCCTCATGGTGGGGCAATCTTTAGTTGACCACAGGAGTATCCTCAGCAGAAGTCAACTCACaagccagcacagaaaaagtaTTCACCACTGTCTTGCTctggcacagctccaccagaACTGGGTTAACAGAACTTGACTTTGGCAAAGCCACCCCCTCTTCAAGCACAGGAGGTGCAATTGCAGGTAAGGTCTTGGtgtctcccttccctcccccaggtGATTTTTTTGATGTGTGCCTACATCACCGTGTACATGATCTATGTGAAATTCCGGAAAACATTTGACAGCGAGAATGACTCCTTTCGCCTCGAGTTCCTGCTGGTCCCTGTCACAGGCTTGTCATTTCTGGAGAACCACAGCTTCACACCCTTGGAGGTAAGGAAAACCTGAGgcaggaaaggggaggggaagcagcagcctgacAGCAGGCAGCAAAGTGAGCAGCGTGTTGAATAGCTGAGATGTTTAACAGCAGAAGCAGACAGGAAAGGCAAAGTTGGCAGGCCTTGAAGACTGGACCATCCATAGAGCAGCGCAGTGCTGTCTCCTCTCAGTCGCGGCACAGCAGGCTCATTTTCCCCAACTCCAGCAGCGCTACTCATGCTGCTCGTACATCAGTGCTCTGCCAAATGAAAAGCTTTGGGTCTTAACGTGTATTACCCAGCACCAAGACCCTTCACTGCCTTCATTTTGCACTCACAGATACTCTGGACCTTCTCCATCTACCTGGAGGCCGTGGCTATCCTTCCTCAGCTCTTCATGATCAGCAAGACAGGGGAAGCAGAGACCATCACGACGCACTACCTTTTCTTCCTGGGCCTCTACCGTGCTCTCTACATTGCCAACTGGGTCTGGCGCTACTACACGGAGAATTTCTATGATCAGATCGCTGTAGTTTCCGGGGTGGTACAAACCATCTTCTACTGTGACTTCTTCTATCTCTACGTTACCAAAGGTAGGTAAATGAGTTGGTAtaaatctgaaatgtttgttCGGCACTCTTGTAACGTACAGTGGAGCTACAGCTTGCCATGCGTTAATCCTTACATGACTTTAttctttgctgtatttgtgATGCATATTGTCTACCTaaaatccagtttaaaaaaCGTATCTGTTGAATGCAGTTGGGCATCTCTGCTCACAAGGATCTAGACATTTGTGTGAAACAAAGTAGAAATTAAACCAGAGCTAAGCCTGGTTTAACCCCACCTTGGGAAGTTAACAACTGAGGTATACTCATTTCTACATACGCTTTGAAAGATTATGAATCATGCAAAGAAActttaaggggggggggggggggggggggcgcataGCTGTAGGCAGACAATGTACCTGAGAAAGCAACTGCAGAGATACAGAGATTATTaagtctgcttttttcttttgatggaaAAGATGTAACGTTCTCAAGAACTGATTCTGTAGGAAGATGGGCATCTGCAGACAAGACATCCCTTTCTGTTTCCCAAAATCAGAGGCCCCTTCCacttcagtgctgtgctttggtaAATGGCTGCATACCAGAGCTAACAAGTGCATCAAGGGCATAGAATCTGGTAGAACATGCTATGGTATGCTGAGGCTGAAGTATGctttaaaacacttttctgtTGAGGCGGATGGAATTTGACGAAATCCAGCTGAgtgaacaaatattttcttcctttttcaaattCCCAAACTAGTCtgccaaaagcagcagtgacGGCCTACATTTGACGTTTCAAGGGATAAATCTTCGGTAGCTTCATGCAATATACCTGCTGATAGAGAGGTGACAGGAGCACTAAGCAGGTGGCTGGCCTTGGCAGGTTACAACTTCCTTCTgtcattaaaacatttctgtagcCAGAAAAGTACTTTGTAAAACTGCCATCAAGGTGCTCCACatcaattccttttttttttaaactaatccCCATTTTAGCTTCACTCAATTCATGTGtccttctgtattttgtgaGAAATCCGTACCCTTTGTAGTTGCGGATGGTGGaacaaaagggggaaaaaacccaactgctGGCTTTCAGTCTCACATCACTAGTGACAGAGCTGCAAAATTTAGATGATacaggagacagaagaaaaaaaaacatttgtcccAGGGACATCACAGTAGGAAGAGAATTgctttttgttgggttttttggttttttttttttacacaaacgTTCTGAATCACGGGAAAGAAAAGGTGTCTGAAGATATGCAAATGCTTTGCAGTCATTTATGAAAACCAGCAGTATTATAGCAGGTTGCATCTCTCTTACActctcacaaaaaaaccccaccatctTTTCCAAACATTTCTAACACTGAAGAGCTTGAACAAAAGGGCAGCAAtgctgcaaaaaaagcaaagatgcGTTAcataaagaaatgtattttaaaagacttcagAGTCTATACCAAAGCATTGCAAAGGGATTTTTATAGAACGCAAATTCTCTTTatcttgttttcaaaactaGATTAACTCCTTTCTGTGTAACACCAGGACCTGAAAGATACTCTGAGGAAGCTCTCGGCTCCCAAAAGCTTGCATTTCAGAATGTCTAAGGTTGGAAGCAATTTGGGGGATCCTGTAATCCAccccctgctcacagcagggctGCCTAGAGCAGGTTGTTCAAGGTCctgtccagtcaggttttgtGTATCTCCGGGACAGACGCACCACAGCCTCTCagggcaacctgtgccactgTCCAACCATCCTCACtgtaagaaactttttttaagtGGAACTTCCCATCACTGGGCTCCACTAAACAGTCTGGGTCTGTCTCCTTTACTCCTCCCATCAGGCATTTTACCCACTGGCAGGATCgccctcagccttctccaggctgagccgTCTCGGCTCTCAGCCTGCACTCTTACAGCAGATGCTCTAGTCCCTTAATCGTCATGGTCTTTCTGGACTTGCTCCATTATGTTCCCACCTCTTCTActgggagcccagagctggacccATTGCTTCAGCTGTGGCCTCACCaaggctgagcagagaggaaggacccacctcccctgacctgctggtGCTACAGCTCTGGAGACTGCTCGCATTCTTTGCCAAAAGGACACATTGGTGGCTTGTGTTCAACTTGGTGTAGACCAGCACACCCAGGACCTTTTCTATCGAGGCACTTTCCAGctgggcagctcccagcacataCCAGTGCATGGGGTTATTCCACCCCAGGGGCAGGACACAGCGTTTCCCTTTGACTTTCATAAGGTCCCCACCAGTCTGTTTCTCCAGGCTGGCATGGTCCCTCTAACCCCGTCTGGTGCATCAGCCACTCCCCTCTGTTGTGCATTAGGAAATCCCTCAGGGAGTACTTGCCCTTCCCGCTGGCACCAAAGATGATGAGCAGTACTGGCCCCAGTACCCACCCCCAGTACTACGTCAACAGCTGGACTCCGTGCTGCTGACCACCATATGGCCAGGGCAGCACTTCTCCATCCACCTCATCTAAGCCTATGGGCCCCTGGTGTTCCCACAAGGCCACACATCCCAGCTTCCAGGTCGGGTAAGATGGGGCAGGCTCAGGCGAGACTGGCCCACAGACCATTTATTCAGGCCATGTTCTCTATTAAAAGGGGGAAAGCACTGGGGATAGAACAGCAGACTCCACAGTACATCATCaagaaaaagcagggaaattaAGAGGGCCCACACGTGAGAAAGAATAACCACGGAAGAGGAAAGAATCCTTTCCCTTTAGCATAAAGGAGAATAAATTCATTGTGGATTTTCCCTGCTAAGAAGCAAATCTGTAATGGATGTCTCCCATCAAGGATCACAAATTCTCCTGGTCTCAGGATTCCTTTATGTTACCCTTCTCACTAAATTCTCCTAGATGCTCCTTCCATAACGAATGGGATTCTCTGGAGCTGTTAGCATACAGTCGTAACTGAGGACAAGCAGTTGTTCCCTGAAGATGGCACAGCTCTATTCCTGCTAGCCTACATTAGCACGTGGAAGATGCCCAAGAAAGTCTATTTGATAGCCATCACCTCTTGCTGTTTGCAAACCTGGCAACCCACTAGCTAAGCACTCTAAATAGCaagttaaacaaaaaattaacaataCTGTTGAAACAATGCAACGGCTGAATTGCCCAGAATTCTTTCAttaccttctctttctctttgcacagtcctaaaaggaaagaagctaAGTCTTCCCATGCCTGTTTGAAGACATTTCAACAGAGAACATTGGAAATTCTGAAGATGAAGCTCTTGATaccagttttcctttcctggcCCTTTTTGACTAACGGATGGCTCAGCCGAGTTTCACTCCAGTGCCGGAAAAACAAGGCCTGGAAAGCAGATACGCTTTTCATCCACATGAgacttagcttttttttttaaaaaaaattcttcttacTTGAATTTGGTGCTAGTTAGTAGTGCTGGCCGACGCTGAAGTAGGGCAAATTATTCTCTcccagcttttcccagcagctACCTCCAAAACAATCCTCTACCTTGACCCTGAGGCAGCACAAGTATAACAGAAACTGTCACTACCTTTGGTCCTTCAGTCCTTGAACGAGTGCCTAAGGTAAAGGGAACATAGCACCATTAAGTCCGATAACATATGCAAAGGCCATGGACCCATTTCACATGTGACCACATCACATGTGACACAGCAGATTCTACAAACTGTTATTTTAATGCTGTATGAACTAACACCCTCCTGAAAGTTAACTTTGTCTGACCCTCACTCTGTGCAGGCCCCATAACATTCAGTAAAAATATGTTGCCTTTGAATGACATGAATCTTCCAAGTCCACAAGTATTCAAACATCCTCCCTACTCACTTTCAGTGGCAGTTCTTTGTATTCTACAAACTGGGaccatttctattaaaattcaGTGGGTTGCCAATGAATGTTTACAACTCCttgaatttgtttgttttttttttttttaataactgggAAGAACAGGGGCAAAGATAGCTTTACACtccaaaaataaagacaaactTCACAACTTATTGACaacagtgtttttatttatacctacaaaagaaaacaagatggtATCAAAAGGACAATTTACAAACTAAGAATAGTAACATAGCTCTTAGTATCCTGTGTCTGAACACCACAGATCCATGAATCTCTCAATTCAAGTCTTCATTAATACAACAGGAATGTGTTCAGAGACCAGCAGATGCGTGAAACAAGATGCTGATCCCACACAAAGCCACTAACCCTTTCATTGTTCAGAAGTCCAAACAGTAAATTGCTTCAGGAAGTGCGAGGGGAGGAGACACCCAACTCATCTGACACTCCCACAAACTTTTACAAATTGAAAACAACGCAAACAATACTAGATGCTGATGCTTTATCAACAAGGGCCCTCCAGCTGGTATATGGAACAGAGCAGCGAGCACCAGGTGGGACGGGGCAGCACATGCCACGGTGCATTTATGCATTCAACAGTCTGGTTAACACTCTGAACTGAGACCCTGGACTTCAGCTGACCTCAATGGCAGTAAAGCACTGCAAGACTTGGCATAGACATTTACATGTGCACAAGTCTCCCCAAAAAGAAGTGAAAGCTATAGCAGACTATAAGGCAGCTTTGACGGTCCAGAGACCCTTTTTAAAACCACTCAGTGAGATACCTTACTCCTACACCCCCTTAAACCACATTTCTGCATCGAACTCACaaattaaaatagtaataataataaaaaaaaaagctctacATTTGCTTGTGAGGGAGGCCAGAAGAATCAGTCAGTGCCTGGATAAACTAAATGTTTCTGACCTTCACTTAACACAAACAAAGAATTTCCTGCCCAAGCACTGGGATTAGATGGGATGAGGGAACCAAGGTTCTGGAAgatctctcctttttccctctgGGTCAGCAACCTACCTGTGTactgcacaaaagaaaaaagaaaaaaaaaacaaaacacaccaaaaaaaaccaaccacaaacaaaaagctcatTCATCCCCCAAAATTTTACTCTGGgaagaaattttattaaaaaaagacataatttcTGTATAAgcaagctctttttttcctgggctATAAGAAGTTCCACTCTGCTACAAAAGGAGTGGGCTGCCTTGTTCATCCATATGCAAGAACACCAACAGAAAATatcaaaccaacccaaacctcTGCGCTCTCATAATGCAAAGATTATGCCTCACAAAGCAGGAGATGTATCCATTCTTTTGCCATATTACCAGATCAAGAGCAGCCAACTCCTGTTATCATCTACTGTCTCTGAACCGTCTGGTTTTAGGAATAACAAGTCAACAACATGCTTTACTAAAGGGGAAAACCCCTCACACCCACCTTAGCctgtaaaataaacaagttTTATTTACGTATTTACTAAAATTTCACTCTTCTCtaacattttctaaaatgctACCTACCTGCGAGAGCTCAGCTCAAAGGGACCAATGGAGCAGGGAAATGCACtcaaaagccaggaaaagcaATAATCAGAGcaaagtacaaaagaaaaaaagcttcagaatcAAGATGCACTAACCAGCTCACCGCTTACCTCATGAAAAGGAGATCCCAGGcaatctcctcctcctcctcctcccttcctcccatgtcttcccccccagcccaccctgtTCAAACCTCTTAAATTTAAGTGTGAAAAACTCTGTCACATTTTATTCAGCATAGTGGCATTCAGAATATTCCCCATGGCAAAAGGGAGTTTGattgtaaaggaaaaacaagacaTACTGTTCCATTATCTCAGTTCTGTTTAGTTTCTGGGCTCTCAAACTAAGACTTCTCTTAATAAACTCAGAAACAGGAGTGTGAGATCAAAAACTAGTTTAAGGATAACCAGGCTCCACATACTTGTGATGCTGCAATTTAGCAACTATAGGGAAAGAACTTATTTGGCTAAACATTATAGCAGTGGTACCTGCAGCAACTACCTGGTTTTCAGGTATTGAATCCAAGACAAGTTTGGTCTCTGACACTTGGGGGTTTAATCCCAACTTCCCTACTGCAGGCTGCTACAGGTACCAGAAGATGGGGCCCGCTGcttccagagctgcagaaaacaccAACAATGTACACCTGGGGCATTACTCCGAACACCACCCAGCTCAGACAAATGAGCAGAGTTTTCCTATAGGAAGTCACCTACAGCAGTTTACAAGCAATAATAGtgagctattttaaaaaagaaaattaagattaGGAGTAGTGAGCATTGCTCCCttgcatttataatttttaatgaagtgcTTTTTGGCTCCCCGAAGTTTTCTACCTCTCTT of the Falco cherrug isolate bFalChe1 chromosome 5, bFalChe1.pri, whole genome shotgun sequence genome contains:
- the KDELR3 gene encoding ER lumen protein-retaining receptor 3; its protein translation is MNIFRILGDVSHLLAIIILLMKILKSKSCSGISGKSQILFALVFTTRYLDLFTTFISVYNTVMKVIFLMCAYITVYMIYVKFRKTFDSENDSFRLEFLLVPVTGLSFLENHSFTPLEILWTFSIYLEAVAILPQLFMISKTGEAETITTHYLFFLGLYRALYIANWVWRYYTENFYDQIAVVSGVVQTIFYCDFFYLYVTKVLKGKKLSLPMPV